Proteins from a single region of Candidatus Eisenbacteria bacterium:
- a CDS encoding DUF169 domain-containing protein: MPPDPSRLLAVAGIETPLVGFYDAPDPAPFEPLKKPRKGECLFAAYEDWIAGRTLHLTADRFGCGGAGYWLFGREGRSRDEFVRFLVDGEGLKESHGLMQAWLDHRVPYRAEHPHLLFGPLRPEAWDHLRTITFFVDPDRLSLLLLGAQYHHRPGDPEPAAVPFGSGCMEIGVLLGDPDAARAVVGATDIAMRAHLPPEILAFTVTRLMFERLCAIGADSFLYKPFWRSLRRARGFPDPTGPDETGGRPGS, from the coding sequence ATGCCGCCCGATCCTTCCCGTCTGCTCGCCGTCGCCGGAATCGAAACCCCCCTCGTCGGGTTCTACGACGCCCCCGATCCCGCCCCCTTCGAACCCCTCAAGAAACCCCGCAAGGGGGAGTGTCTTTTCGCCGCCTACGAGGACTGGATCGCCGGCCGAACGCTCCATCTCACCGCGGACCGCTTCGGTTGCGGCGGAGCGGGTTACTGGCTCTTCGGGAGGGAGGGACGATCCCGCGACGAATTCGTCCGCTTCCTCGTGGACGGCGAGGGACTGAAGGAGTCGCACGGTCTGATGCAAGCCTGGCTCGACCACCGCGTCCCCTACCGCGCGGAGCACCCGCATCTTCTTTTCGGACCGCTCCGCCCGGAGGCGTGGGACCATCTACGGACGATCACCTTCTTCGTCGACCCCGACCGCCTCTCCTTGCTTCTTCTCGGCGCGCAGTACCATCACCGGCCCGGCGATCCGGAGCCGGCGGCGGTCCCCTTCGGCTCGGGATGCATGGAGATCGGCGTCCTTCTCGGCGATCCGGACGCGGCGCGGGCCGTGGTGGGCGCCACGGACATCGCCATGCGCGCCCATCTGCCGCCGGAGATCCTCGCCTTCACCGTCACCCGTCTGATGTTCGAGCGACTCTGCGCCATCGGCGCCGACAGCTTTTTGTATAAACCGTTCTGGAGGAGTCTGCGCCGCGCCCGCGGGTTTCCCGATCCTACCGGCCCGGACGAAACCGGCGGCCGCCCGGGGTCGTAG
- a CDS encoding peptide-methionine (S)-S-oxide reductase, with protein MEGVLRTTVGYAGGRKENPTYHSLGDHAETIRVEYDPARVGYEDLLRVFWEEHDPTARPWSAQYRSAIFTHGAEQERLARESLTRNEERLGRKVYTKIETAGSFWPAEAYHQKYLLRQAGFLMEEMRAAYPGEEEFAASTAAARLNGYLGGYGGPERFEGEAERLGLGPEARAKLLALLVSHHGRGAACAAPPPSPR; from the coding sequence TTGGAAGGTGTCCTTCGGACCACCGTCGGCTACGCCGGGGGCCGGAAGGAAAACCCCACCTATCATTCTCTCGGCGATCACGCCGAGACGATTCGCGTCGAATACGACCCGGCGCGGGTCGGCTATGAGGATCTTCTTCGCGTATTCTGGGAGGAGCACGACCCGACGGCCCGGCCCTGGTCCGCCCAGTACCGTTCCGCGATCTTCACCCACGGCGCCGAACAGGAGCGCCTCGCGCGGGAGAGCCTCACCCGGAACGAGGAACGTCTCGGCCGGAAGGTTTACACCAAAATCGAAACGGCCGGTTCCTTTTGGCCCGCCGAGGCGTATCATCAGAAATACCTCCTTCGGCAGGCCGGCTTTCTGATGGAGGAGATGCGCGCCGCCTATCCGGGGGAGGAGGAGTTCGCGGCCTCCACGGCCGCGGCGCGGCTGAACGGGTACCTCGGGGGATACGGCGGACCGGAACGGTTCGAGGGGGAGGCGGAGCGTCTCGGCCTCGGCCCGGAGGCGCGGGCGAAGCTGCTCGCCCTGCTCGTTTCGCACCACGGCCGCGGCGCCGCCTGCGCGGCCCCGCCCCCTTCTCCGCGCTGA